A section of the Salvelinus sp. IW2-2015 linkage group LG7, ASM291031v2, whole genome shotgun sequence genome encodes:
- the LOC111966213 gene encoding dual specificity protein phosphatase 7: protein MTNVTPSKSVEWLQVELESGGGSLLLLDCRSHELYESSHIETAINLAIPGLMLRRFKKGNIPIRTIIPNHEDKEKFVRRCNTDTVILYDECTVDWQDGATGSVLGLLLQKLWDDGCKAYYLEGGFVKFQTEYSEHCETLLDSCCPSSSPPLSVLGFGSLRISSDLSDGESDREPSSATESEESPLPNNQPAFPVQILPFLYLGCAKDSTNLDVLGQYNIKYILNVTPNLPNMFEHDGLFKYKQIPISDHWSQNLSQFFPEAISFIDEARSKQCGVLVHCLAGISRSVTVTVAYLMQRLNLSLNDAYDFVKRKKSNISPNFNFMGQLLDFERTLGLNSPCDNRSSSNEQLYFTTPTNHNVFQLDTLEST from the exons ATGACTAATGTGACGCCAAGTAAAAGCGTAGAATGGCTGCAAGTAGAGTTGGAATCCGGGGGAGGTTCGCTCCTTTTGTTGGACTGCCGATCGCACGAACTTTATGAATCATCCCACATAGAAACGGCCATCAATTTGGCCATACCAGGGTTGATGCTGCGACGGTTCAAGAAAGGCAACATACCCATCCGAACTATCATCCCAAACCACGAAGACAAGGAGAAATTCGTTAGACGTTGTAATACGGATACGGTGATTCTGTACGATGAGTGCACTGTGGACTGGCAGGATGGGGCCACTGGTTCGGTTCTGGGACTACTTCTTCAGAAACTCTGGGACGACGGCTGTAAAGCATATTACCTGGAAG GGGGATTTGTGAAGTTTCAGACCGAGTACTCAGAGCACTGTGAGACCCTCCTGGACAGCTGCTGTCCCAGCTCCTCTCCACCGCTGTCCGTCCTAGGCTTCGGAAGTCTCCGGATCAGTTCCGACCTCTCAGATGGTGAATCGGACCGCGAGCCGAGCAGCGCAACCGAGTCCGAGGAGAGCCCCCTTCCCAACAACCAACCTGCCTTCCCCGTCCAGATCCTCCCCTTCCTTTACCTGGGCTGTGCCAAAGACTCCACCAACCTGGACGTGCTGGGCCAGTACAACATCAAGTACATCCTGAACGTCACGCCCAACCTCCCCAACATGTTTGAACATGACGGCCTCTTCAAGTACAAGCAGATCCCCATCTCCGACCACTGGAGTCAGAACCTGTCCCAGTTCTTTCCAGAGGCCATATCCTTCATTG ATGAGGCTCGGTCCAAGCAGTGTGGCGTCCTGGTACACTGTCTGGCTGGCATCAGCCGCTCTGTCACCGTGACCGTGGCCTACCTGATGCAGAGGCTCAACCTGTCACTCAACGACGCCTACGACTTTGTCAAGAGGAAGAAGTCCAACATCTCCCCCAACTTCAACTTCATGGGCCAGCTGCTGGACTTCGAGAGGACACTGGGGCTGAACAGCCCATGTGACAACCGCTCCTCGTCCAATGAGCAGCTCTACTTCACCACGCCGACCAATCACAATGTGTTCCAGCTGGACACGCTGGAGTCAACGTGA